Genomic DNA from Nostoc sp. ATCC 53789:
TATGAAACATCTCATTACTTCGCTCTGGAATACAGTGCTGGTGGTAGAGATCAACTGAAGCATTTTATTAGGGAGTGCCATCGTTATGGGATTGCAGTGATTTTAGATGTGGTGTACAACCACTTCAATCCGAATGGAGAACGGGCTGAATGGGCATACGACTCGGATATTCCCGAACATAATATCTATTACTGGTATGAAGGTAACTCTAGCGATTATTTCTACCCAGACGGCAGAAGTTTCCCAGAAGGCGGCTATCTTGATAATTGGTCTACAGGTTTCGCACCTCGATTTTATGAAGAGATGGTGCGGAAAATGTTCATTAGCAGTGCAGTAACTTTGATGGAGGAATTTCATGTAGATGGGTTTCGGGTTGATCAAACGACTTCGATGCATTCTTACAACCAATTGCACGCTGATGGTAGACCTGTGGATAATGCCAATATTTTTGGTGCTAAGTTCCTCAGAGAATGGACTCGGACAATGAAGCTAATCCAATCAAATGCCATTCTCATAGCAGAGGATCATTCTGATTGGGAGCTAGTTACTGAATCACCTGATGTTGGTGGTTTGGGCTTTGATGCAGCTTGGTATGCCAACTTCTATCACCATTTGATTGGTGATGCTAGACAAGGAACGGAATATGCCAAATTAATTCCTACTGCTGGATATGGTACAGATGAACCCCTAGCGATGGATAAATTTGCTGGGGCCTTGGGATGGTCTGGGCATAACAAAGTTGTTTATCATGAATCTCATGATGAAGCAGGTAATGCTTATTCTGAAGAAGGAGGCCATAGAGTTGAATCTCGGCGCACGATTGTAGCGGCTGTCAACTCCGCACCATTGATTGGGGAAACCCGGAGGTATGGCGAAGCACGTTGCCGTTTTGCTGTTGGTGTGTCTATTTTGTCGGCTGGTACGCCAATGTTTTTGATGGGTGAGGAAATTGGCGTACAAAAACCTTACAGATACAGCGATTTTATAAATAACCGTGAGAATTTGTTAAGCGATCGCCAAACTCATGGTCAGAAATTATTCCGATTTTACCAAGACCTGATTCAGCTGCGCCGCAAGCATTCTGGATTGCGATCACACTTGATTGATATTCTCTATGTTCACAATGCCAACCGAGTTATTGCTTTCAGACGTTGGGATGTAACTGAAGAATTTTTAGTTGTAGCTAGTTTGAATAATCAGCCCTTCTCCTCAAGTTACACCATAAACAATTCCCGAATCGGAGATGGTCAGTGGCGCGAGATATTTAATAGTGATGCTTCACTTTACGGAGGAGATAGTATAGGTAACTTTGGATTTAATATATCTGCAACTAACGGATATATTAATCCCATAGTTCCAGCAAACGGATTTGTTGTTTTCCAACGGCAAAGGACATAATACTGTTTCTCTGGAAGCTAGCTACAGATGACTAGCAGGGAAAGTATCAGAAATCATTTGTAGTTTTAATTGAGAGAATTGGTAATACCAATTCAAAATTCAAAATAGCCTACGGGAAGCAAGCTACAAAATTCAAAATTAAGAAAGCCAGATGCCATCTTGGTTTTAGAGTTTGCATCTGTTGCTAAATTTTGGAGAATTGGTATAGCTGTGAAGGTTTGTTTTTTGACTTTTAGCCAAAGAAAATACTAATTTCTTTGGCTGCCACTTCATATAATTTTTTTGCAGATGTAATATGTATCAGATTGTGCAAGATAAACTCCACAACGTTTTAAACGCACGGGCCCGCTTGGGCGAAGGCCCAATCTGGGATGATAATGACAAATTACTTTACTGGGTCGATATCTATAATCATCGGGTGCATCAGTTCCATCCTGCTAGTGGAAAAAATGTGTTTTTTGATGTAGGCGATGTAGTCGGAGCGATCGCTAAAGCAGGTAAAAATCAATTGATTATAGCGCAACGCCATCGTTTAGCATTCCTCGATACTGAGACAGGTATAGTCACCCCAATTGTTGAGATTGAAACAGATTTGCCAGATAACCGTTTTAATGATGCTAAATGCGATCCTCAAGGTCGTTTTTGGTTTGGCTCAATGTCTTCCTCAGGAAAGGCTCAGTCTAGCCTTTATCGCTATGACTTTGATGGTTCATTACATGTGATGGAAACAGGACTGACTGTTTCCAATGGTTTAGGGTGGAGTCCCAATCACGAAACATTTTACTTGACAGATTCTCCCCAGCAAAAAATATATG
This window encodes:
- a CDS encoding alpha-amylase family glycosyl hydrolase, whose product is MPTIPVQFNYITGIKRAIFTNPRLIGSWDENGRYSQQWTSIPMQQIIGEDGCPCFQATVELDDSQIGWLFRWGVMLNSPAGSNLWGITTGINHNSSDRYLSFTLQSPNNDQPQREAYYLVYSRRLGAQQYHLPGQSQPGLRFAVWAPNARNVEVVFGNRSSGYIADDAFRDDPDFGMDPNLGPFPLLRTEEGIWQTDVTVSPELADFSRFDHIPYMFRIINEGGRVAYRTDLYSRCQIGKGNINPDGKPFSNRYRDTQERPFSGNYQDLDGTKSCSVVVNPDTVTTHFQEPVWPELEFIPEEEFWSNEFSLERPVPQRIEDLVIYELHVGALGYGQNRPGNFEDAIALLPYLVELGVNAVELLPMSEFRDEVNWGYETSHYFALEYSAGGRDQLKHFIRECHRYGIAVILDVVYNHFNPNGERAEWAYDSDIPEHNIYYWYEGNSSDYFYPDGRSFPEGGYLDNWSTGFAPRFYEEMVRKMFISSAVTLMEEFHVDGFRVDQTTSMHSYNQLHADGRPVDNANIFGAKFLREWTRTMKLIQSNAILIAEDHSDWELVTESPDVGGLGFDAAWYANFYHHLIGDARQGTEYAKLIPTAGYGTDEPLAMDKFAGALGWSGHNKVVYHESHDEAGNAYSEEGGHRVESRRTIVAAVNSAPLIGETRRYGEARCRFAVGVSILSAGTPMFLMGEEIGVQKPYRYSDFINNRENLLSDRQTHGQKLFRFYQDLIQLRRKHSGLRSHLIDILYVHNANRVIAFRRWDVTEEFLVVASLNNQPFSSSYTINNSRIGDGQWREIFNSDASLYGGDSIGNFGFNISATNGYINPIVPANGFVVFQRQRT
- a CDS encoding SMP-30/gluconolactonase/LRE family protein; this translates as MYQIVQDKLHNVLNARARLGEGPIWDDNDKLLYWVDIYNHRVHQFHPASGKNVFFDVGDVVGAIAKAGKNQLIIAQRHRLAFLDTETGIVTPIVEIETDLPDNRFNDAKCDPQGRFWFGSMSSSGKAQSSLYRYDFDGSLHVMETGLTVSNGLGWSPNHETFYLTDSPQQKIYAYDFDTATGNISNRRIFVDLTGESFFPDGLTIDSQGYIWSAMWNGWCVIRFSPEGKEIFRLQLSVPLVTSCTFGGEDLQTLYITTASIGLKQEDIEKSFDSGDLFAFDTDVTGLLTYDFNLSRKV